cctggtcccaaatataatcaaactccaatgtgttgctagcacatgaacaccctctcagtGAAGCAACctgctgaattcttttccttgtacatcatatccacaagaagcatacactctgagtcttccccatacctgcacatgaatcgataaggcagaATATAGtgcacatttatcaatttctttACTCGAATTACCCcagatgttttctttccttagtcataataacccaccattacaccgataaccagaaaccgcacaagcagacaaccatgtgatccaatcgtagatggtgggtCTCCCCTACTTAGATTTAatctaccatcacataatgtagagcccacaacgatccctccttctcaattaccatgatctggCACCGTCAACCCACCAAATTTCCTGTAATTCCTTATTAAAcgtttcatgaacattctgaattatcAGCCATAATCGTATACTCGGCCTTCCGCttcgtagtaagtagaactctttgtagaaacttcatcaaaatcatatAACCGCTGACCTGTCCATATGAGATAGCCCACgtgtggaattccataccgacatctcccaacgatgctgcactgggtacaactaccacaaaatcagtaaattttcctgagcccatgctcgcccaccagctgTATAAATTTGTTCCTTcctcattgacatcaactgaaagttcaacaattccttccaaactcaagtcatattgcatctgaaacgataatcagatcttcacacccatattcatttcaagcaaactcctttctgccgtgttcaatctttcttcgtacaataaccatcattccaaataaaatccatagactaaatcaccttccatcacaattcccaaaccgttctacactttctcaaggcatgcGGCTATCATACcatagaatccatatgctaatctgccactcttacttcggttaaaccacctCCTCTAAGCAACTCCTCGACCTCTgttgttcatacttgacctgctagtaattcgaccaccgcgagacaccttccGCCCTGTCCTTCCCCCTCATACTTTGTTGCCCAAATGTTACCTCAAATCAGATCCATACCTGTAGCGCtggaactaatgaattgctaccaactctaaacctcttagaagatcatctttctcgagccatcaacattagaaataccaattctattctgaaccgctacacaccgctatctctgacaaccgcttcctAGGCACCACTTCCCAACATCCTGTCCCAAAGGCAaatcgaagaagaccataacaacgGCGAACCTTAATATGTTCCAACAAAGGAGACAACACCGCATCACAAATGAGAATCCTACcatactcaaaaatatcaagtctcgtcgCTTCAACgatcaaggcctgaacatccattgtccgattacctttcctttgttggaattaaatgttgaacctctaaatcatgcactgagaaatcctcctttcaagtaattcactgcctcaacacataGACAAACAcattaccattacaccaacactatgcgataacaacgcatgaacatcatagcaatccgtgcatagcctcaaaaccataggaagtacAGATATTGAACTGAAATGATAGAACATACTTCCGCAAGGCGACAATAATAGCACACTCGAACACTTAAGGAAAATATCTTGCATCATacctgcagtaccactacaactcttcgatgcccaattgataacaagcgcttcgcgTCGCatgagattgagtaggaaggaaagaAAGGCATAAGccccaaaggaatcaaatcgcacgatgaggaaatcaaggaagtgaagcttttcctaacagtttcacaGCCTCCTGGAattaagtacagacgtctccgtacggATCCacgagactttactaaacctgcttgtgactcataacacctatgaacctatagctctgataccaacttgtcacgacccaatttctctctgtaggatgtcgtgacagtacctagtctctaagactaggtaatcctaacaatcTTGCAGAATAAcagaatataaaactgaactcaaaCATCAACATATGGAATATATAATAACTgtgattcaaataattacaacatccaaaacccgatagaaataagtcgcAAGTTCTAAATGGAAATgctaagtgtctctatatatcagagtctaagggaaataaggaaggaaaacaacataataaagataaaGGGGggctctgaggtctgcggacgccggcagaagtaccttgaagtctccacgcacgGCTATCTCACTAGTATTTGGCCTGGTagaaagaacctggatctgcataaaatatgtgcagaagtgtagtatgagtataccacaacggtacccaataagttccaagcctaaccctGGTGAGCAGTGATGAAGTCAGGTCAGGGGACTACTAGAGTAAAAAGgaaataaggcagaagatataataatacaatgaaatgactGAAAACTGAAtaatgagaaattacagaaaggtaacaacacaTCAAATAGAGGTAGACAACAGGGGcgctaccgaggtaccgcctcgtagtcccaaacataaatacacaacaggggagctcccgaggtagcgcctcgtagtcccaaaagtaaatatgcaacaggggcgctcccgaggtactgcctcatagtcccaaaagtaaatatgcaacaggggcactcctgaggtaccgcctcatagtcccaaaagtaaatatgcaacaaggagctcccgaggtaccgccttgtagtcccaaagtaaatacacaactcataacctatggaacaatgaatttacagcaaggaatcctacagttaaagactgaatacacgaccaaggaagcaggtaattcaactaagcatgttgcacaaattacaAGTGAGAGTGAAGACATGTAGACATGTGACAttggctaaacatgatgactacatatGCTAGAGCAACtcaattaaggaatttaaaataaaactaCTTAGCAAGAATTAGAATTTTCAACATctaacccgagtacgcactcaTCACATCGCGTACACAaccttcacgtattgcaaataccataacagtaccaaaacctaaggggagtttcccccacacaaggttagacaagtcacttacctcataccaagctcaatcagtcaataagaataCCTCTCCCTCGACTTTCCGATTCCGAacggtccaaatctagccaaaagcaattacatactataaatacaactataagaaactaatttaaataatgaaactacgactttagcaaagaattaaaaaatcgccccaaaaggttgacccgggcccacatctaggaatcgggtaaaagtcacaaaatacgaacacccattcgatattgagttcacccataccaaaattactcaaatccgatgcaaaattctcaatcaaaacctcaaaattcggctTAAAGATGTTTCcacctttttcaaaaatttctcaacccaaatccttaattaaatgatatCTTAGTGGACAGTAATCAAAAACAATTCAAGAATCCTTACTCAAATATTTCCTCTGAAAAACCTTCGAAGTTTCGCCTCAATTTGAgctctatatctcaaaatatgaagaaaatggcaaaccctcgatttaatataatctgcccagtgctttcgcttctgcggtcccgcttctacGATCCAGGACCTTCAGCCCACTTCTGCATATGCGGTATCTCATGCGCATATGCGCATCTGCATTTGTGGATatacctccgcacctgcgcccccaGACTTCCTCTCCCAATCTCGCACCTGCACACatccatccgcatctgcggaagtgcTTCTGCGATCatccttccgcagaagcggctccgcttctgcgaccttcacatcgcatctgcgaccactgaccACCCCTTtaagttccgcttctgcgcttctcCTCACGTTTCTGCgggcccgcacctgcggtcaaacttgcgcaggTATGGTTACACCACAGCTTGTGCACTTTAGTCATTCTTTAAGCTTCAACTTGATCTGTTAACTATCCGAAAACCACCCCGAGGACCCCGAGACCTCAATTAAAcctatcaacaagtcctaaaatacaataaaaacttagtcgagccttcaaatcatatcaaacaatgctagaaacaTGAATTgcgcatcaattcaagcctaatgaaccttaaaacttcaaacttctacatccgacgccgaaacctatcaaatcaagtccgattgacctcaaattttgtacacaagtcacaattggcatttcggacctactccaacttcagaaatcaaaatccgaccgtgatatcaaaaagtccactctcggtcaactttccaactttcgtcatttgACGCCGacatgacctacggacctccaaatcaacatccggacacgctcctaagaccaaattCATCATAAGAACctactggaaccttcaaatcccgattccgaggtcgtttactaaaaagtcaaaccttagtaaattctcccaacttaaagcttctgacattaaaattttctttccaaatcaactccgaacttcttaAAATttgattccgaccacacgtacaagtcataataccttaagtgaagctactcaaggtctcaaaccgttgaacgacttactagatctcaaaacgaccggtcgggtcgttacacaaggtAGCTTTCGTTACATTTATCGTAAGTAAACCTTCCTTGATCACGAATACCAACATAACCAAATGATATAAATCAAGTATGGATGTGTAGCTTGAAATATACATGCAATTTGATCCAAGCATGTCTATTTTCAACTGATCCAACTGAAAAACAAGTCAGAGTCAAAATAACATGAATACTTTATTTCTGCAGAAATAACCTCAAATATCCTTAAACTAAAATCATTACCTGTAACCTTAAACTGAAACCGAATTGTGTCTGTAAAGAACATTTAAGAGGTTACAAACTCCTACTAAAACTGGATATCCTTAAATGATATGAAACCCATATGAACAATATGCTCATGAAAACCTTGTGTGGTAGTCCCTTACTAAGTGGATCCACAACCATAGAGTTTGTACCAATATTCTCTATAGATACCTAACCACTTTGAACTCTTTCTTTAAAAACCAGAAACTTTATGTCAATGTGCTTTGACTTTACCGAACTCCTGTTGTTATTGGAATACAAGACTGCTAGCTTATTGTCATAAAATAAGTTAAGTATCCtttcatctttatctatagattCGCAGCCAGTGACAAAATTCTGCAGACATATTCCACAATCAGATGCTACATAATATGTTATAAATTAACCGTCATGGTGAAAAGAGCTATGAGTGTTCGTTTAACACTCTTTCTTATGTATCTCATCAACCAAGTATGTCATATTATATCAACATCTAGTGAAGGTGATATCTAACTACCTGATTATCTTTAACTTTTTTGACTTCTTTTATGTGAGCATAAAATATTTATTCTCTGAAATTTCTTTTGAACCTTTAAGCTGCTTTCAAAAGATAAGTTTATAAATTGTTTAAATATCTGCCCAACATCCCTAAATTAAATGAGATATTCAAACGCATATAAAGCTGATCATACATCacacaataaaaaaaatatacttaCTCCCACTAAACTTGTGgtatacacaataattaataacatTTATCTCGAAATCAAATGAGACAATTACTTGATGAAATTAGTAATACTATTAATGAGACACTTTCTTAAGTTGATAGATGGTTTTATTTATTGAAATTTATTCTTGAGGTTGTAAAGTTTGTTCTTTGGGAACTACTTCTTGAAGGACGTGTTGAATGATATTGTCGTTGATACGAATTTGCTTATTGAATAATGTCAAGTATAGAAAGTTGTTCCTGAGCATTGACAATAATAATTAAAGGAATATCAATATGTTCCTCTTCAAAGACAAAGTCCTTAACTCTCTCTCCCCCTGCAAACTCAACATCCTCAAAGAACCTCACATTATTGGAAAAAGTAGCCTTAGTAATGGGATAAAAATTCTAAAAGATTGAGGGGATAGAAAATATTATTGGACAGACGTCTCTTAATTCTCCTTTAAAGATATGACATGATCTCTCGTGCCAGAAAGAAACTGACTACTATATGGTTAATGTACCCTTATTACCAGTTATGTTAACATGCAAGGTTCATTGAACGAAGCAATCATATCAATTAAGTATAGATTATTATAACCTGATAAACAACCGGGATCAACCAATTTTGAATTATGAAAGAGACTAATTTTTTTCATTTccaaataaacaaaaataaccAAACTTGTCTGATACAAAAATAGAAATAATTCCATCTAAAAACAGGTGCATCATAAGTCTCGTTCAAATTCAAATAAAATCGGTTCTTAACAATAATCTAGAATCTTTAATTGCTTCGGCTTCCACCGACTTTTCATCACCATCATTAGGTTTTCAATAGTTCAGGCAACCCTGCATAGATATAGTGATGTGAGTTATTATACCAGAATTTATCTACCATCTGTGTCTTGGTACCAAAGTCAAATTAACCTTAGACCAAACAAAATTAAGAGGTGTACTTTTCTTTTCACGCCATGCGTGATAGTTGGTACAATCCTTCTTCTTATGACCTGCAGCTTTACAAAAGAAACAACCACATGTAGTTGGTTCCTGATATTGTTTCTTTTGTGTTGCTGTATTCGCAACTTCCTTATTCTTTCTCTTATTGTCCTTCCTTTTGTCCTTAGGCACATCCGCTAAGTTAGCACTTTCTATCTTTTCCCGCTTCAGTCTATCCTCTTCCGGAACATAATGTGAAATGAGCTCATTTAGAGACCAAGTCTCTTTCTGATAATTATAGCTCACCTTAAACTGGCTAAACTGTGGTGGAAGAGATATCAAAACCAAATGCACTAGCAAGTCCTCAGAGATGTCCAACTTAAGTGCTTTCAACTTAGAAGCAAAATAAGACATTTGCATGATGTACTCCCTGATATTACCTTTGCCTTGATACCACATTGAAATCAGACTTGTCAAGAGTGTACAAATCTTAGACTTTTCACTCTTGACAAATACTTTTTCAATTTCAGCCATAAATTCTTTAGCCGTCTTAACCTTGTCGGACATAGTGCCATTGAATGTTCCTGGAATAGCTTTCTTAATGATCATCATACATATGCGATTTGATCTCTCCCACCTTTTCATCTCCCTCTTTTCATTAGAGGTACTCTTATCTGTAAGAGGTGCCGGAGAATCAACCCTTAACGCAAGGTCGTGATCCATGACTGCGAGAACTATGTTGAGATTCTCTTGCCATGACTTGAAGTTAGTGCCATTCAACATAGGAATTAAATTGATGTTGGCAGTTATATTTGCAGGAGTAATTTCAGCTGAATCAGAGAACAACAAACAATGAAATAAGCTCACATACTACTTAAAACcaaaatgaaaataaatttgaataAAGGTAAACCCCATCTCAATGTACCGGTCACTCCATTAATACTTCATCTTTGGACAAGATATTAACTTGTAAGTGATATCTTGGTGTAGTAATCAAACATTGACAATAAAGAACATGTCGAATAGTAAATCTTCCTTTGGGCCGATTTATTATTCACACGTAAAATCAAATAATCATAATGTGTTTATTACCATAAGAATGCACATGCAATTCTATTAAACATTGAATTTCCTTTGGGCCGATCAATATTCACATAGGTTACACATACATAACCTTTTATATTTCAAAATAAATACATCTTCACAATAGAGGTCACTTTGGCAACATCAAGTTTCACTTTATTTATCTCAAAATATATACAACCTTTTCAATATTCAAATTTAAATTCTCCAAAAACAGTGATATATAAGTCTTAAGTTATGATAGGCCCCAAAATAAATTAACCACAAACAATAACTGCCGGTACTTAAAACTGATgaatataaaaattaatatgcCAAACTGAATTAAAAAATTACTCAACGAGCTATACTTTTCTAGAAATTAGTAAGCCGCAAAAGCGGCTCTAAAATCCCAAACCAAAAATAACTGAATGGTAGCTCTAAATTAAATTTCATAAACTGTAAGCTTAGCTTTTGACCTTAAAACATGAGTCTGCCAGCATAAAATTCATCAAAGCATAAAATTATAATAATTTCATAAACTCAAAATACCTTTTCTGGCAACACATGTAAAAGAGAGATTGAACTACCCAATTTCCTTATGCCGTAAAAATAATGGCGCTTCAAGAGTTCTATGACACAACTCAAACTTCTATTTCCTTTTCTTTCCATTTTTAAATTGTCCAGAGAAAAGGAAAGGacatcaaaacaaaaaatacCTAAATACAAGAATCGTTCTGTGCCGCAGAACAATATAGTATTACACATTTTTTTTCTCTTACGAaagaaatttaaaatatcaaatacatgAATAAAGGAGGTTAAAACTCCATTTCGTATAGCATATTCACGCCAccacctttttaaaaaaaatattaattaattaagtaatgaggaagaagaagGATTCGTCTCAAACAAAATCTGAAGTTGCCGCAATACTGACGGCGTTTAGCAAGATCCAAAAGTGCAAAAGAGCAAAAATCCGTAAATTTTCCTTTCTCTTTAATACTAGAGTCAGTAGTAGCATTCAAAACTTTCAACCCTTAGCCTTAATTCAATATTCATCAAAGTAAACCTTAAAGTGGCGCACAACAATCCTTTTGACAGAAAACTATTGTCGCAACAACGGCGACTTCACTGgccacttttatttatttatttataaaaaaatattcttGAAAATTAATCTCAACAACTTAACATGATATAGGTTCTGATATCAATTGTTAGAACCAAATTACTTTAAAGAtgaagattttcatcttttacccAAGACCTATCATgacaaattataaaaaaataaaactagatGCGGAAGCGTACCTGAATCCATGAGT
This region of Nicotiana tomentosiformis chromosome 4, ASM39032v3, whole genome shotgun sequence genomic DNA includes:
- the LOC138910622 gene encoding uncharacterized protein — encoded protein: MERAERLTSKFGRLYTERSNNLIFVALMDSAEITPANITANINLIPMLNGTNFKSWQENLNIVLAVMDHDLALRVDSPAPLTDKSTSNEKREMKRWERSNRICMMIIKKAIPGTFNGTMSDKVKTAKEFMAEIEKVFVKSEKSKICTLLTSLISMWYQGKGNIREYIMQMSYFASKLKALKLDISEDLLVHLVLISLPPQFSQFKVSYNYQKETWSLNELISHYVPEEDRLKREKIESANLADVPKDKRKDNKRKNKEVANTATQKKQYQEPTTCGCFFCKAAGHKKKDCTNYHAWREKKSTPLNFVWSKVNLTLVPRHRW